The Salvelinus namaycush isolate Seneca unplaced genomic scaffold, SaNama_1.0 Scaffold2303, whole genome shotgun sequence genome includes a region encoding these proteins:
- the LOC120038674 gene encoding histidine-rich glycoprotein, with protein sequence MMHYLDRKCYILYILYIPGTGIYHSYLHNQGTSIYHSYLHYQGTSIYHSHLHYQGTSIYHSHLHYQGTGIYHSYLHYQGTSIYHSYLHYQGTGIYHSHLHYQGTSIYHSHLHYQGTSIYYSHLHYQGTSIYHSHLHYQGTSIYHSHLHYQGTSIYHSHLHYQRTSIYHSHLHYQGTNIYHSHLHYQGTSIYHSHLHYQGTSIYHSHLRYQGTGIYHSHLHYQGTSIYHSHLRYQGTGIYHSHLHYQGTSIYHSHLRYQGTSIYHSHLHYQGTSIYHSHLHYQGTSIYHSQLHYQGTSI encoded by the coding sequence GAACTGGTATCTACCACTCCTACCTCCATAACCAAGGAACTAGCATCTACCACTCCTACCTCCATTACCAAGGTACTAGCATCTACCACTCCCACCTCCATTACCAAGGAACTAGCATCTACCACTCCCACCTCCATTACCAAGGAACTGGTATCTACCACTCCTACCTCCATTACCAAGGAACTAGCATCTACCACTCCTACCTCCATTACCAAGGAACTGGTATCTACCACTCCCACCTCCATTACCAAGGAACTAGCATCTACCACTCCCACCTCCATTACCAAGGTACTAGCATCTACTACTCCCACCTCCATTACCAAGGAACTAGCATCTACCACTCCCACCTCCATTACCAGGGAACAAGCATCTACCACTCCCACCTCCATTACCAGGGAACAAGCATCTACCACTCCCACCTCCATTACCAAAGAACTAGCATCTACCACTCCCACCTCCATTACCAAGGAACTAACATCTACCACTCCCACCTCCATTACCAAGGAACTAGCATCTACCACTCCCACCTCCATTACCAAGGAACTAGTATCTACCACTCCCACCTCCGTTACCAAGGAACTGGTATCTACCACTCCCACCTCCATTACCAAGGAACTAGTATCTACCACTCCCACCTCCGTTACCAAGGAACTGGTATCTACCACTCCCACCTCCATTACCAAGGAACTAGCATCTACCACTCCCACCTCCGTTACCAAGGAACTAGCATCTACCACTCCCACCTCCATTACCAAGGAACTAGCATCTACCACTCCCACCTCCATTACCAGGGAACTAGCATCTACCACTCCCAACTCCATTACCAAGGAACTAGTATCTAA